A section of the Tamandua tetradactyla isolate mTamTet1 chromosome 4, mTamTet1.pri, whole genome shotgun sequence genome encodes:
- the LOC143678680 gene encoding protein S100-A15A-like encodes MTDTPVEASLFRIIHCYHQYAAREGDVETLTLEELRALLLDNVPCFMEHLGRKEPYYVSELFRAADKNKDNQICFEEFLYVLGKLVKAYHAQYHRQLCAHYCAQHGLY; translated from the exons ATGACTGACACTCCGGTGGAGGCGTCTCTCTTCCGAATCATCCACTGCTACCACCAGTATGCCGCCCGCGAAGGGGACGTGGAGACCCTGACCCTGGAGGAGCTGAGGGCCCTTCTCCTGGACAACGTGCCCTGCTTTATGGAGCACTTG GGTCGGAAGGAGCCGTACTACGTCTCGGAGCTGTTCCGGGCAGCGGACAAAAACAAGGACAACCAGATCTGCTTCGAGGAGTTCCTGTACGTCCTGGGCAAGCTGGTGAAGGCCTACCACGCGCAGTACCACCGGCAACTCTGCGCCCACTACTGCGCCCAGCACGGCCTCTACTAG